CGGACCCCGCCACCTCGACGGAGTTTTCCTTGGTCGGGCGCGATGGCTTTCCTATCGACGCGCGGCCGCCCGGACCGGAGCAAACGATTGCCGGTGCTCGGGGCAGGGACCGCGCGTGCGTAGTGCTTCCATATGGGCGGCAACGCCGTACCCGGAGTGCTTGGAGAAGCCATAGCCGGGGTAACGCGCGTCCAGCTCGACCATATGCCGGTCTCTGCGCACCTTGGCAACGATGGACGCGGCGGAAATTTGCGGGCATAGGGCATCACCGCCGACCAGGCTCTCCAGCTGGTTGGCTGCAAAGTTCTCGAAGCGTGGCAGCCGGTTTCCGTCAACGCGAATCAG
The genomic region above belongs to Variovorax sp. PBL-E5 and contains:
- a CDS encoding ribonuclease HII is translated as MSNSPFKLVCGVDEAGRGPLAGPVYAAAVIFRDVLVPGLDDSKKLSARRREALLPLIEEHCWVGVGVATAEEIDKINILQATFLAMERAVAALPVRPDLIRVDGNRLPRFENFAANQLESLVGGDALCPQISAASIVAKVRRDRHMVELDARYPGYGFSKHSGYGVAAHMEALRTRGPCPEHRQSFAPVRAAARR